A genomic segment from Sparus aurata chromosome 10, fSpaAur1.1, whole genome shotgun sequence encodes:
- the syt4 gene encoding synaptotagmin-4: MAPIVEEGAQLVAVPVGVAVVSVFGLVFTVSAFAWICCQRKNTKSQKTPPYKFVHMLKGVDIYPESLSGKKKFAAPATTTANDSKTDVNGNCHTTSLMSPTGTGKLASSPNDGRPALHLDLEKRDLNGNFTTKPFHHHHQKVRSSPDLELPSPHAGFTQPGAMDRRDLPSPSSTLSSQAPTPAVDKPHGDEKEGGLGTLHFSLEYQPEKKAFIVHIKEAHGLTPTDEQSLTSDPYIKLTLLPEKKHRVKTRVLRKTLDPAFDETFSFYGIPLARVSELALHFMVLSFDRFSRDEVIGETLVPLSGIDLTEGRVLMSREIIKRNVKKSSGRGELLLSLCYQSTTNTLTVVVLKARHLPKTENNGPTDPYVKVNMYHGKKRVCKKKTHVKKCSPNPVFNELFVFDLPSDEGLRDTSVELLLMDSDTSNSRCPNTILGRLVLGTSAAGTPGEHWREICDHPRRQIAKWHGLSED, translated from the exons ATGGCTCCGATAGTGGAGGAGGGAGCTCAGCTCG TGGCAGTGCCAGTGGGTGTTGCCGTGGTGAGTGTCTTCGGCCTAGTCTTCACTGTGTCAGCCTTTGCATGGATCTGTTGCCAACGTAAAAACACCAAATCCCAGAAGACACCTCCCTACAAGTTTGTGCACATGCTCAAAGGGGTGGACATCTACCCGGAGAGCCTCAGCGGCAAGAAGAAGTTTGCTGCGCCTGCCACCACGACGGCTAACGACAGTAAAACAGACGTTAATGGAAACTGCCACACTACGTCGCTAATGAGTCCGACCGGCACCGGTAAACTGGCGTCAAGTCCAAATGACGGCAGACCTGCTCTGCATCTGGATCTGGAGAAACGGGATCTGAATGGCAACTTCACCACTAAACcatttcatcaccaccaccagaaGGTGCGGAGCTCCCCGGACCTGGAGCTGCCCTCTCCCCATGCAGGGTTCACCCAACCTGGGGCGATGGACCGCCGAGACCTTCCCTCACCATCCAGCACTCTTTCAAGCCAGGCGCCCACCCCGGCTGTAGACAAGCCCCACGGCGACGAGAAGGAGGGCGGACTTGGGACTCTTCACTTCTCCTTGGAGTACCAGCCAGAGAAGAAGGCGTTCATCGTCCACATCAag GAAGCCCATGGCCTGACTCCAACTGATGAGCAGTCGCTGACCTCTGACCCATACATCAAGCTGACCCTGCTGCCGGAGAAAAAACACCGTGTGAAGACCAGAGTCCTGAGGAAGACTCTGGACCCCGCCTTTGACGAGACCTTCAGCTTCTACGGGATCCCGCTGGCCCGAGTGTCGGAGCTGGCCCTTCACTTCATGGTGCTGAGCTTTGATAGGTTCTCCCGTGATGAGGTCATTGGCGAGACCCTTGTACCCTTGTCCGGGATTGATTTAACAGAGGGGCGTGTCCTGATGAGCCGAGAGATCATcaagaggaatgtcaag AAGTCCTCAGGCCGAGGCGAGCTACTGCTCTCCCTGTGTTACCAGTCCACCACCAACACTCTGACTGTAGTCGTCCTCAAAGCTCGCCACCTGCCCAAGACTGAAAACAATGGACCTACAG ATCCTTATGTCAAGGTCAACATGTACCATGGGAAGAAGCGCGTGTGTAAGAAGAAGACCCACGTGAAGAAGTGCTCCCCCAACCCGGTCTTCAACGAGCTCTTTGTCTTTGATTTGCCCTCGGACGAGGGCCTGAGAGACACCAgcgtggagctgctgctgatggactCAGACACAAGCAACTCACGCTGCCCCAACACCATCCTCGGGCGCCTGGTGCTTGGCACGTCTGCAGCGGGCACCCCTGGCGAGCACTGGAGGGAGATCTGCGACCACCCACGTCGCCAGATTGCCAAGTGGCACGGCTTGTCAGAGGATTAG